ACCTCGACCAGCTCCGACTGGCCGTTGCCGTCGACGCCGGCGATGCCGAACACCTCCCCCTCGCGGACGGCGAAGGACACGTCGTCGACGGCGACCACGTCGCGGTCGTCGCGGGCGGTGACGCCCTCGACCGACAGCGTCGCCGCGCCCGGGGTCGCGGGCGGCGTCTCCGTCTCCAGCATCACCTCGCGGCCGACCATCAGCTCGGCCAGCTCCTCGCGGGTCGTGTCGGCCGTCCCGACGGTGCCGACGTTGCGCCCGTCGCGCAGGACGGTCACCTCGTCGGCGGCCTCCAGCGCCTCGCCCAGCTTGTGCGTGATGAAGATGACCGTCTTGCCGGCGTCGGTCAGCTCCTCGAGCACCTCGAAGAGGTCCTCGACCTCCTGGGGCGTGAGCACGGCCGTCGGCTCGTCGAGGATGAGCACCTCCGCGCCGCGGTACAGCGCCTTCAGGATCTCGACGCGCTGTTGGACGCCGACGCCCACGTCCTCGATGCGCGCGTCCGGCTCCACGTCGAAGCCGTATCGGTCGGACAGCTCCAGCACGTCCTCGCGTGCGGCCTCGCGGTCGACGGCGAGCCCGCCCCACTTCCGGGGCTCGTTGCCCAGCGTGATGTTCTCGGCGACGGTCATCGGGTCGACCAGCATGAAGTGCTGGTGGATCATCCCGACGCCGGCGTCGATGGCGTCCCCGGGCGAGTCGAACCGCCGCGGCGCGTCGGCGATCGCGGCGAGCCCGTCGTCGCCGCCGCGGCCCTCGCCGTCCTCGCCGTCCTCCTCGTACGTCAGGCCGTCCCCGTCGACGTACACGTCGCCCTCGGTGGGCTCGTACAGCCCGTAGAGGACGTTCATCAGGGTGGTCTTGCCCGCGCCGTTCTCGCCGAGGAGGGCGTGGACCGTCCCCCGCTCGACCGAGAGCGTGACGTCGTCGTTGGCGACGACGCCGGGGAAGCGCTTCGTTATCGAGTCGAGGCGGACGGCCTCCGTCATGTCACCGGGCGTTTCGGCGGGGACGGGATAAACGGCGCGTTTTCCCGGAACGACCGTTCAGGAAACCGGACTGTCAGACGAGATACCACACGGTATCGGGGTGTTCGAGAAAACGATCGGGGGCCCTGCGTCCGTGTCGGCGACCGCCCCGATCCGCCGTCGAACTGCGGGGGGCCGAGCGGAAGCGAGTTACTCCGGGCTGTCGGGGACGGAGATCTCGCCGTCGATGATCTCCTGCCGGGCCGTCTCGACGGCGTCGACGATCTCCGAGGGGATCTCCGAGCCGAGTTCGTCGCCCAGGACCGCGGCGACGCCCTCCTCGGCGAGGCCGAGGCTCGTCACCGCGCCGCCCTCGAAGTTCCCGTCGACGGTCGCCTCGGCGGCGTTGTAGACGGCGGTGTCGACGCGCTTGACCATCGACGCGAGGATCACGTCGGCGTAGTCGGTCGTGACCGACTGGTCGCGGTCGACGCCGATCGCGAATCGACCCTCGTCGCGGGCCGCCTGGAAGACGCCCGTCCCGGTGTTTCCGGCCGCGTGATAGACGATGTCGGCGCCGGAGCTGTACATCGACAGCGCCGCCTCCTGCCCGGCCGAGGGGTCCGAGAAGCTCCCGGTATAGGTCGTCTGAACGTCGATGTCGTCGTTGGCGGCCTTCACGCCGGCGGTGAAGCCGGCCTCGAACTTC
This genomic stretch from Halobaculum roseum harbors:
- a CDS encoding ABC transporter ATP-binding protein, giving the protein MTEAVRLDSITKRFPGVVANDDVTLSVERGTVHALLGENGAGKTTLMNVLYGLYEPTEGDVYVDGDGLTYEEDGEDGEGRGGDDGLAAIADAPRRFDSPGDAIDAGVGMIHQHFMLVDPMTVAENITLGNEPRKWGGLAVDREAAREDVLELSDRYGFDVEPDARIEDVGVGVQQRVEILKALYRGAEVLILDEPTAVLTPQEVEDLFEVLEELTDAGKTVIFITHKLGEALEAADEVTVLRDGRNVGTVGTADTTREELAELMVGREVMLETETPPATPGAATLSVEGVTARDDRDVVAVDDVSFAVREGEVFGIAGVDGNGQSELVEVVTGLHTPAEGRVELDGRDVTDASRRERTREGMAYIPEDRQERGLVMDFDLTENGVLGSQHDAPFAERGRLDWDRAGNHATDIIDEYDVRPPDAGAEAKSLSGGNQQKFIVGREFARDPACIVASHPTRGVDIGSTEFIHDRLIDLRDEGRAVLLVSSKLDEVRGLSDRLAVMYRGRIVGVVDPDEVTEEQLGLMMAGERPEDVPRAERVVDRDAGGDRPDATDAGTPPGDDADAEVADD